One Nocardioides oleivorans DNA segment encodes these proteins:
- a CDS encoding metallophosphoesterase: protein MRQLGQYAAPRHAIAHLSDPHLIGGGGLHYGVVDNVANLHRALERLAAVRPVPQALVFTGDLADQAEPDAYATLRSIVEPAAAEMGAVVVWTMGNHDERAPYARGLYDSDDDGFQDRVHDVDGLRIIALDTSVPGYHHGVLEPAQLEWLAAELATPAEHGTLLAMHHPPLPVPMLRAAELIELHDQQALADVVTGTDVRGILAGHLHLATWSTFAGVPVSVTSASCYTSDPAPVDRFVSGVDANQAFTMVHAYDDRLVHTLVPLERGAEVSHVGTDITEALETVPLDQAFELASSKTSQFNN from the coding sequence ACGGCGTCGTGGACAACGTCGCCAACCTCCACCGTGCCCTGGAGCGCCTCGCCGCGGTGCGGCCGGTCCCGCAGGCGCTCGTCTTCACCGGCGACCTGGCCGACCAGGCCGAGCCCGACGCGTACGCCACCCTCCGCTCGATCGTCGAGCCGGCCGCGGCCGAGATGGGCGCCGTCGTGGTCTGGACGATGGGCAACCACGACGAGCGCGCGCCCTACGCCCGCGGGCTCTACGACTCCGACGACGACGGCTTCCAGGACCGCGTCCACGACGTCGACGGGCTCCGGATCATCGCCCTCGACACCAGCGTCCCGGGCTACCACCACGGGGTGCTCGAGCCCGCCCAGCTGGAGTGGCTCGCCGCCGAGCTGGCCACCCCGGCCGAGCACGGCACCCTCCTGGCCATGCACCACCCGCCCCTGCCCGTGCCGATGCTGCGGGCCGCCGAGCTGATCGAGCTGCACGACCAGCAGGCGCTGGCCGACGTCGTCACCGGCACCGACGTGCGCGGCATCCTGGCCGGTCACCTCCACCTCGCGACGTGGTCGACCTTCGCCGGCGTACCGGTCTCGGTGACCTCGGCCAGCTGCTACACCAGCGACCCGGCGCCGGTCGACCGCTTCGTCTCCGGCGTCGACGCCAACCAGGCGTTCACCATGGTGCACGCCTACGACGACCGCCTGGTGCACACCCTCGTCCCGCTCGAGCGCGGCGCGGAGGTGAGCCACGTCGGCACGGACATCACCGAGGCCCTCGAGACCGTGCCGCTCGACCAGGCCTTCGAGCTCGCCTCGTCCAAGACCTCCCAGTTCAACAACTGA
- a CDS encoding histidine phosphatase family protein, with protein MRLLLMRHGQTHANVSGALDTAHPGVDLTDLGRAQAVAAARALADEHLDAIYVSSRVRTHQTAAPTADERALVPTQLDGIEEIDAGDFEMRNDHDAVAGYIGTVATWLEGDLAARMPGGETGEEFLARYDAAVRQIVDAGHSSALLVSHGAALRTWTSSRMEPAPDAPPATEPLHNTALIVLDGDFDAGWTLVSWQGHPVGGDYLEDDSAPDPTGDLDSDGDGEIG; from the coding sequence TTGCGACTCCTCCTCATGCGCCACGGCCAGACCCACGCCAACGTCTCCGGCGCGCTCGACACCGCCCACCCGGGCGTCGACCTCACCGACCTCGGTCGCGCCCAGGCCGTCGCCGCCGCCCGGGCGCTCGCCGACGAGCACCTCGACGCGATCTACGTCTCCAGCCGCGTGCGCACGCACCAGACCGCCGCCCCGACCGCCGACGAGCGCGCGCTGGTCCCGACCCAGCTCGACGGCATCGAGGAGATCGACGCCGGCGACTTCGAGATGCGCAACGACCACGACGCCGTCGCCGGCTACATCGGCACCGTCGCGACCTGGCTCGAGGGCGACCTCGCCGCCCGGATGCCCGGCGGCGAGACGGGTGAGGAGTTCCTGGCACGGTACGACGCCGCGGTGCGGCAGATCGTCGACGCCGGCCACTCGTCTGCCCTGCTGGTCAGCCACGGCGCCGCGCTCCGCACGTGGACCTCGTCGAGGATGGAGCCCGCGCCCGACGCTCCCCCGGCCACCGAACCGCTCCACAACACCGCCCTCATCGTCCTCGACGGCGACTTCGACGCCGGCTGGACCCTCGTGTCCTGGCAGGGCCACCCGGTCGGTGGTGACTACCTCGAGGACGACTCCGCTCCCGACCCCACCGGCGACCTCGACTCCGACGGGGACGGGGAGATCGGCTGA
- a CDS encoding M4 family metallopeptidase, with product MKLLKQGLSLALLGAGLAAVPTVQALAAPPAPRAAPSIVQQIKQEARGTVRISEESATGRVGFVRTADGDLLPSATARTATQAAAKAGAYLDTYATAFGARRGELQQTAVRKARGGWTVEYVQSYRGVPVFAGELRAHVDSQGDLTAVNGFAVPGLDLDVTPTISRADAAARAVRLVGAAPSDKRTAGQVEGLEAVANDLMVYRMGTTRGIEGASVLTWVVEVSNRSDVRETVILDARTGKPVNRWSMIAHNLSREVYEESDAPANLVWEEGDPFPGGLDEDQANEVSGAGETYWMFMNTFGRDSYDGLGAKMRTVNNDPSINCPNANWNGETTNYCTGVSSDDTVSHEWGHAYTEFTSGLIYQWQSGAMNEAYSDIWGETVDMTNDRYNETPDTKRVEGDCSVYTPALISVEITAPAGVAGPCEAVAASGGPAFTTDVLTPQVVVGLDAQDLPNGDVPTDGCSPFTNAAAIDGNWVFVDENLDTGCDASSLADYYEGVADNAVSAGAEGIIFGGDPAFAPWDMPGATFTIPALQVDGDSGTRFKTAGTSTVSVTAATTANDDSYRWLSGEGDPAFGGAIRDMWNPNCYGDPGKVSDEEYYCDTADSGGVHTNSGVVNHAYALLVDGSTYNGVTVPAIGLDKAANIFWQAQLEYLTPTSDFADLADALAASCTDLVGQDINEVTIGSSPTGGSQAVPALADPITTGDCAAVQKASEAVELAKDPVQCNFGPLLAKNTPALCGEGFTSKVTWSEDFEDGLAGWTQDEDVVNAGKGAKGVPWTASTSAPGGHAGGVAFGPDPTTGSCLADAADISGRNGLISPAVTYPTGTAPRLTFDHYVATEIDYDGANVKVSVNGGPFAVVPTEAYVFNAPGARLATADEDNTNPMGGEVAFTGTDGGEPTGSWGTSIVNLAAIPGAVPGASLKFRFDMGRDGCNGVEGWYVDNVKVQVCEKNAPPTTPPTPPTAGKDDTRTKVTLKPAKVERGDTFKVIAKVKSRAGDPRGEVRITLDGKKLDTVRLKDGRAVLKVEAAFKKGKHKVVVTYLGSRNFKKSSDDARLRVKD from the coding sequence GTGAAACTGCTCAAGCAGGGTCTCAGCCTTGCACTGCTCGGGGCCGGTCTGGCCGCCGTACCCACCGTCCAGGCACTCGCCGCGCCCCCTGCCCCCCGGGCCGCGCCCTCGATCGTGCAGCAGATCAAGCAGGAGGCGCGCGGCACCGTCCGGATCTCCGAGGAGAGCGCGACGGGGCGGGTCGGCTTCGTCCGGACCGCCGACGGCGACCTCCTCCCGTCCGCCACCGCGCGCACCGCGACGCAGGCAGCCGCCAAGGCAGGCGCCTACCTCGACACCTACGCGACTGCCTTCGGCGCCCGTCGCGGCGAGCTGCAGCAGACCGCGGTCCGCAAGGCCCGCGGCGGCTGGACGGTCGAGTACGTCCAGAGCTACCGCGGCGTCCCGGTCTTCGCCGGCGAGCTGCGCGCCCACGTCGACTCGCAGGGTGACCTGACCGCCGTCAACGGCTTCGCGGTCCCCGGTCTCGACCTCGACGTCACCCCGACGATCAGCCGTGCCGACGCCGCCGCGCGGGCCGTCCGCCTGGTCGGCGCAGCGCCGTCCGACAAGCGGACCGCGGGTCAGGTGGAGGGTCTCGAGGCCGTCGCCAACGACCTGATGGTCTACCGGATGGGCACCACCCGCGGCATCGAGGGCGCGTCCGTGCTCACGTGGGTCGTCGAGGTGAGCAACCGGAGCGACGTGCGCGAGACCGTCATCCTCGACGCCCGCACGGGCAAGCCGGTCAACCGCTGGTCGATGATCGCGCACAACCTCAGCCGCGAGGTCTACGAGGAGTCAGATGCCCCGGCGAACCTCGTCTGGGAGGAAGGCGACCCCTTCCCCGGCGGGCTCGACGAAGACCAGGCCAACGAGGTGTCCGGCGCGGGTGAGACCTACTGGATGTTCATGAACACGTTCGGCCGCGACAGCTACGACGGCCTGGGCGCGAAGATGCGCACCGTCAACAACGACCCGTCGATCAACTGCCCCAACGCCAACTGGAACGGCGAGACCACCAACTACTGCACCGGGGTGAGCTCCGACGACACCGTGTCCCACGAGTGGGGCCACGCCTACACCGAGTTCACCTCGGGCCTGATCTACCAGTGGCAGTCCGGCGCGATGAACGAGGCCTACTCCGACATCTGGGGTGAGACGGTCGACATGACCAACGACCGCTACAACGAGACCCCCGACACCAAGCGCGTCGAGGGCGACTGCTCGGTCTACACCCCCGCCCTGATCTCCGTCGAGATCACTGCGCCGGCGGGCGTCGCCGGTCCCTGCGAGGCCGTCGCGGCCTCCGGTGGCCCAGCCTTCACGACCGACGTCCTCACCCCGCAGGTCGTCGTGGGCCTCGATGCCCAGGACCTGCCCAACGGCGACGTGCCGACCGACGGCTGCTCACCCTTCACCAACGCCGCCGCGATCGACGGCAACTGGGTCTTCGTGGACGAGAACCTCGACACCGGGTGCGACGCGAGCAGCCTCGCGGACTACTACGAGGGCGTGGCGGACAACGCCGTCTCTGCCGGTGCCGAGGGGATCATCTTCGGTGGCGACCCGGCCTTCGCCCCGTGGGACATGCCGGGTGCGACGTTCACCATCCCGGCCCTGCAGGTCGACGGCGACTCCGGCACCCGGTTCAAGACTGCCGGGACGAGCACGGTCAGCGTGACGGCGGCCACGACGGCGAACGACGACTCCTACCGCTGGCTGTCCGGTGAGGGCGACCCCGCCTTCGGCGGCGCCATCCGCGACATGTGGAACCCGAACTGCTACGGCGACCCGGGCAAGGTCTCGGACGAGGAGTACTACTGCGACACCGCCGACAGCGGTGGCGTCCACACCAACTCGGGCGTCGTCAACCACGCCTACGCCCTGCTCGTCGACGGCAGCACCTACAACGGCGTGACCGTCCCGGCGATCGGTCTCGACAAGGCGGCCAACATCTTCTGGCAGGCCCAGCTCGAGTACCTCACGCCGACGTCGGACTTCGCCGACCTCGCCGACGCCCTCGCCGCGTCCTGCACGGACCTGGTCGGCCAGGACATCAACGAGGTCACGATCGGCAGCAGCCCGACCGGGGGCAGCCAAGCCGTCCCCGCCCTCGCCGACCCGATCACGACGGGCGACTGCGCCGCCGTGCAGAAGGCGTCCGAGGCCGTCGAGCTGGCCAAGGACCCGGTCCAGTGCAACTTCGGCCCGCTGCTCGCGAAGAACACCCCCGCACTCTGCGGCGAGGGCTTCACGAGCAAGGTCACCTGGAGCGAGGACTTCGAGGACGGCCTCGCAGGCTGGACCCAGGACGAGGACGTCGTCAACGCCGGCAAGGGCGCGAAGGGCGTCCCCTGGACGGCGAGCACGTCCGCGCCCGGCGGCCACGCCGGCGGTGTCGCCTTCGGCCCCGACCCGACGACGGGCAGCTGCCTGGCCGACGCCGCCGACATCTCGGGCCGCAACGGCCTGATCAGCCCGGCCGTCACCTACCCGACCGGGACCGCTCCACGACTCACGTTCGACCACTACGTGGCGACCGAGATCGACTACGACGGCGCCAACGTCAAGGTCAGCGTCAACGGCGGCCCCTTCGCCGTCGTGCCGACCGAGGCCTACGTCTTCAACGCCCCGGGCGCCCGGCTCGCGACCGCGGACGAGGACAACACCAACCCGATGGGCGGTGAGGTCGCCTTCACCGGCACCGACGGCGGCGAGCCCACCGGCTCGTGGGGCACCTCGATCGTCAACCTCGCTGCCATCCCCGGCGCGGTCCCGGGTGCTTCGTTGAAGTTCCGCTTCGACATGGGTCGCGACGGCTGCAACGGCGTCGAGGGCTGGTACGTCGACAACGTCAAGGTCCAGGTGTGCGAGAAGAACGCGCCGCCGACCACGCCGCCGACGCCGCCGACGGCCGGCAAGGACGACACCCGCACGAAGGTCACGCTCAAGCCGGCCAAGGTCGAGCGCGGCGACACCTTCAAGGTCATCGCGAAGGTGAAGTCGCGCGCCGGAGATCCCCGGGGCGAGGTCAGGATCACGCTGGACGGCAAGAAGCTCGACACGGTCAGGCTCAAGGACGGCCGCGCCGTGCTGAAGGTCGAGGCCGCGTTCAAGAAGGGCAAGCACAAGGTCGTCGTGACGTACCTCGGCTCCAGGAACTTCAAGAAGAGCAGCGACGACGCCAGGTTGCGCGTGAAGGACTGA
- a CDS encoding sigma factor-like helix-turn-helix DNA-binding protein, translating to MTRTSVDTGDDGGIFHELAAVREAKKDLSRREEVAVRRARNGGLSWAEIGTLLGVTRQTMHRKYRKVG from the coding sequence ATGACCAGGACATCGGTGGACACCGGCGACGACGGCGGCATCTTCCACGAGCTCGCTGCCGTCCGGGAGGCGAAGAAGGACCTGTCGCGGCGCGAGGAGGTCGCCGTACGCCGGGCGCGCAACGGCGGCCTCAGCTGGGCCGAGATCGGCACCCTGCTCGGCGTGACCCGGCAGACCATGCACCGGAAGTACCGCAAGGTCGGCTGA
- a CDS encoding MFS transporter, with translation MTTEQVHDIGRRRAWVIWGVALAVYVLAVFHRSSLGVAGIIAADRFHISATSLATFTVLQLVVYAGMQVPVGVLLDRFGSRAMLLGGLVLMTAGQFAFAFAGSFPAAVAARAAVGAGDAMVFISVIRLVTVWFLVRQAPMVTQVTGLTGQLGAIAAAGPLSYLLHELGWTRAFATTSSLGLVLVVAVALLVKDSPYRSDEVVAIKLRALALSVRTVWGNPGTRLGMWSHFTSQFSATVFALLWGYPFLVQGLGWSTGGASTLLMAMTAWAVVSGLVTARLVARLPYYRSWIVIGIVLAMVVAWTAVLLWPGVAPHWLVVVMAFATASGGPAAMVGFDLARSFNPTHETGRANGLVNIGGFTASLLTMALIGVVLDLSASGGMGSYSLGDFKLALSVQYLFWAFGVFQTLRYRRRGIDHLARLHPGAIDQMRAGRPFVHPGIGTEGV, from the coding sequence GTGACCACCGAGCAGGTCCATGACATCGGGAGGAGACGCGCCTGGGTGATCTGGGGGGTCGCGCTCGCGGTCTACGTGCTCGCGGTCTTCCACCGCAGCTCGCTCGGCGTCGCCGGCATCATCGCGGCCGACCGGTTCCACATCAGCGCGACCAGCCTGGCGACGTTCACGGTCCTCCAGCTCGTGGTGTACGCCGGCATGCAGGTGCCGGTGGGCGTCCTGCTCGACCGCTTCGGCTCGCGCGCGATGCTGCTCGGCGGCCTGGTGCTGATGACCGCGGGGCAGTTCGCCTTCGCCTTCGCGGGCTCCTTCCCCGCCGCCGTCGCCGCGCGGGCCGCGGTCGGTGCGGGCGACGCGATGGTCTTCATCAGCGTCATCCGCCTGGTCACGGTGTGGTTCCTGGTGCGCCAGGCGCCGATGGTCACCCAGGTCACCGGGCTCACCGGCCAGCTCGGCGCGATCGCCGCGGCCGGCCCGCTGTCGTACCTCCTCCACGAGCTCGGCTGGACCCGCGCCTTCGCGACGACGTCGAGCCTCGGGCTCGTGCTCGTCGTGGCGGTGGCGCTGCTCGTGAAGGACTCGCCCTACCGCAGCGACGAGGTCGTCGCGATCAAGCTGCGCGCGCTGGCGCTGTCGGTGCGGACGGTCTGGGGCAACCCCGGCACCCGGCTGGGGATGTGGTCGCACTTCACCTCGCAGTTCTCCGCCACCGTCTTCGCGCTGCTGTGGGGCTACCCGTTCCTCGTGCAGGGGCTCGGCTGGTCGACCGGCGGTGCGAGCACCCTGCTGATGGCGATGACCGCGTGGGCCGTGGTCAGCGGTCTGGTGACCGCGCGCCTGGTGGCCCGGCTGCCGTACTACCGCTCGTGGATCGTGATCGGCATCGTCCTCGCGATGGTCGTGGCGTGGACCGCCGTGCTGCTCTGGCCCGGGGTCGCGCCGCACTGGCTCGTCGTGGTGATGGCCTTCGCGACGGCCAGCGGGGGACCTGCGGCGATGGTCGGCTTCGACCTCGCGCGCTCCTTCAACCCCACCCACGAGACCGGCCGCGCCAACGGGCTGGTCAACATCGGCGGCTTCACCGCCTCGCTGCTCACGATGGCCCTCATCGGCGTCGTGCTCGACCTGTCGGCCTCCGGCGGGATGGGCTCCTACTCGCTCGGCGACTTCAAGCTCGCGCTCTCGGTGCAGTACCTCTTCTGGGCCTTCGGGGTCTTCCAGACGCTCCGCTACCGCCGCCGCGGCATCGACCACCTCGCCCGGCTCCACCCGGGCGCGATCGACCAGATGAGGGCGGGCCGGCCCTTCGTGCACCCGGGGATCGGGACCGAGGGCGTCTGA
- a CDS encoding carbohydrate kinase family protein: MTRDTTDATARVLVVGEALVDVVPDRDGMPRDLPGGSPANVAIALGRLGRDVRLVTLLGDDERGAVVRAWLESSGVTVLAQPTGSGRTSSAAVTLDDSGAASYVFDLDWELPAVPDEDCDVLHVGSIATVLAPGADAVLATFRAHRGRALLSLDPNARPAITPDRADPVARVEELVALADVVKVSDEDLHWLHPDADPVTTAARWAESGPALVVVTRGGEGAVVVRPGGAPLEVPGVPVTVADTVGAGDTFSGVLLDALLALGVAGADSGAAIRALSDREVLEAVSIAGIGAAINVSRPGADPPSRAELDAALGRPGAGEE, from the coding sequence ATGACCCGGGACACGACGGACGCCACGGCACGGGTGCTCGTCGTCGGCGAGGCGCTCGTCGACGTCGTGCCCGACCGGGACGGGATGCCGCGCGACCTGCCCGGCGGCAGCCCGGCCAACGTCGCCATCGCGCTGGGCCGGCTGGGTCGCGACGTACGCCTCGTGACCCTGCTCGGCGACGACGAACGCGGTGCCGTGGTGCGGGCGTGGCTCGAGTCGAGCGGCGTCACCGTGCTCGCGCAGCCCACCGGGTCCGGCCGCACCTCCAGCGCCGCGGTCACGCTCGACGACTCCGGCGCCGCGTCCTACGTGTTCGACCTCGACTGGGAGCTCCCGGCCGTGCCCGACGAGGACTGCGACGTGCTGCACGTCGGGTCGATCGCGACGGTGCTCGCACCCGGTGCCGACGCGGTCCTGGCCACCTTCCGCGCCCACCGGGGCCGTGCGCTCCTCTCGCTCGACCCCAACGCCCGCCCGGCGATCACCCCCGACCGCGCCGACCCGGTCGCCCGCGTCGAGGAGCTGGTGGCCCTCGCCGACGTCGTGAAGGTCAGCGACGAGGACCTCCACTGGCTCCACCCCGACGCCGACCCGGTCACCACCGCAGCCCGCTGGGCGGAGTCGGGCCCGGCCCTAGTCGTGGTCACCCGCGGCGGCGAGGGCGCGGTCGTCGTACGCCCGGGCGGCGCGCCGCTCGAGGTCCCCGGGGTCCCCGTCACCGTGGCCGACACGGTCGGCGCGGGCGACACCTTCAGCGGCGTGCTGCTCGACGCGCTCCTCGCCCTGGGCGTCGCGGGTGCCGACAGCGGCGCCGCGATCCGTGCCCTCTCGGACCGCGAGGTGCTCGAGGCCGTCAGCATCGCGGGCATCGGCGCAGCCATCAACGTCTCCCGGCCGGGCGCCGACCCGCCGTCGCGCGCCGAGCTCGACGCCGCCCTGGGGCGGCCCGGAGCGGGCGAGGAGTGA
- a CDS encoding AGE family epimerase/isomerase, with the protein MSHPISSTASVPFGPDDAWLDAECRRLLDFGRRVVHSIGGAAWLDDDGAPDLSRPVHTWITSRMVHVFGLGALMGVEGSASIATAALAGLRTTLRDPEDGGWFGSVDATGAPVEEAKACYAHAFVMLAGSTAVVAGLPGATPLLEEATDVFLERFWDDSLGRVVDEWDRAWTAPAPYRGLNSSMHSVEAMLAVGDATGDRAWHDRAGRISEMVVDLAAAHDGRLPEHFGPDWSVDLELNRDRPDDPFKPYGATVGHGLEWARLLLHVEATLGDAAPAGLLDTSRSLFERAVTDGWDVDGAPGFVYTTDWSGEPVVRTRMHWVAAEGIAAAASLHRRTGEEGFALQHAEWWDHVVEHFRDTARGSWHHELDTANRPAATVWPGKPDLYHAVQATLLPRRPLAPSLASAVALSPPA; encoded by the coding sequence GTGAGCCACCCGATCTCCTCGACCGCCTCGGTGCCCTTCGGTCCTGACGACGCCTGGCTCGACGCCGAGTGCCGTCGCCTCCTCGACTTCGGCCGCCGGGTCGTCCACTCGATCGGTGGCGCCGCCTGGCTCGACGACGACGGCGCTCCCGACCTCTCCCGCCCCGTGCACACCTGGATCACCAGCCGGATGGTCCACGTCTTCGGGCTGGGCGCGCTGATGGGCGTCGAGGGCAGCGCGTCGATCGCGACCGCGGCGCTCGCCGGGTTGCGTACGACGTTGCGCGACCCGGAGGACGGCGGGTGGTTCGGGTCGGTCGACGCCACCGGCGCACCGGTCGAGGAGGCCAAGGCGTGCTATGCCCACGCGTTCGTCATGCTCGCCGGTTCGACCGCCGTGGTGGCCGGCCTGCCCGGCGCCACGCCGCTGCTGGAGGAGGCGACCGACGTCTTCCTCGAGCGGTTCTGGGACGACTCGCTCGGCCGGGTCGTCGACGAGTGGGACCGCGCGTGGACCGCGCCCGCCCCCTACCGCGGGCTCAACTCCAGCATGCACTCCGTCGAGGCGATGCTCGCCGTCGGTGACGCCACGGGCGACCGGGCGTGGCACGACCGGGCCGGCCGGATCTCGGAGATGGTGGTCGACCTCGCCGCGGCCCACGACGGCCGCTTGCCCGAGCACTTCGGCCCGGACTGGTCGGTCGACCTCGAGCTCAACCGCGACCGGCCCGACGACCCGTTCAAGCCCTACGGCGCGACCGTCGGGCACGGCCTCGAGTGGGCGCGGCTCCTGCTCCACGTCGAGGCGACGCTCGGCGACGCCGCGCCGGCCGGGCTGCTCGACACGTCGCGGTCGCTCTTCGAGCGCGCGGTGACCGACGGCTGGGACGTGGACGGCGCGCCGGGGTTCGTCTACACGACCGACTGGTCGGGTGAGCCGGTCGTCCGCACCCGGATGCACTGGGTCGCGGCCGAGGGGATCGCGGCCGCGGCCTCGCTCCACCGGCGTACGGGCGAGGAGGGCTTCGCCCTGCAGCACGCCGAGTGGTGGGACCACGTCGTCGAGCACTTCCGTGACACCGCCCGCGGCTCGTGGCACCACGAGCTCGACACCGCCAACCGCCCCGCCGCCACCGTGTGGCCGGGCAAGCCGGACCTCTACCACGCGGTCCAGGCGACGCTGCTGCCCCGGCGCCCGCTGGCGCCCAGTCTCGCGAGCGCGGTCGCGCTGTCGCCGCCGGCCTGA
- a CDS encoding YajQ family cyclic di-GMP-binding protein, whose product MADSSFDIVSKLDRQEVDNALSQAAREIANRFDFKGTGASIEWKGEAAIEITASADDRASAVLSVFQDKLIKRNQSLKILDTSEPRQSGQVSKIDIALKEGITSEDAKKISKLIRDEGPKGVKAQIQGDELRVSSKKRDDLQAVQQLVKSQDYEFAVQFTNYR is encoded by the coding sequence ATGGCTGACTCGAGCTTCGACATCGTGAGCAAGCTGGACCGCCAGGAGGTCGACAACGCCCTGAGCCAGGCCGCCCGCGAGATCGCCAACCGCTTCGACTTCAAGGGCACCGGCGCCTCCATCGAGTGGAAGGGCGAGGCGGCGATCGAGATCACCGCGTCCGCCGACGACCGGGCCAGCGCGGTCCTGAGCGTCTTCCAGGACAAGCTGATCAAGCGCAACCAGAGCCTGAAGATCCTCGACACCTCCGAGCCGCGCCAGTCCGGCCAGGTCTCGAAGATCGACATCGCGCTCAAGGAGGGCATCACCTCCGAGGACGCCAAGAAGATCTCCAAGCTCATCCGCGACGAGGGCCCCAAGGGCGTCAAGGCGCAGATCCAGGGCGACGAGCTCCGGGTGTCGTCGAAGAAGCGCGACGACCTCCAGGCCGTGCAGCAGCTGGTGAAGTCGCAGGACTACGAGTTCGCGGTGCAGTTCACCAACTACCGCTGA
- a CDS encoding cobalamin B12-binding domain-containing protein has protein sequence MEIATQPRDGLWAAVDSFDAEAAELELKRLFHGIPLSGAVATVVLPFLRDVGDRWERGVLSVAHEHFVSELVRRQLVTASSERSIGTGQDTAPVVVLACPAGERHDMVLLCVALMLGERGVRVRYLGADTPIGAIATAARAARAAAVVVAGTRSTVFTSHTSALLRLADDRPLFIAGPGADERTAEEVGAMALTDDPVRAVAVLVGELARVSGSW, from the coding sequence GTGGAGATCGCGACCCAACCCCGCGACGGGCTCTGGGCGGCGGTCGACTCCTTCGACGCCGAGGCCGCCGAGCTCGAGCTGAAGCGTCTCTTCCACGGCATCCCGCTGTCGGGCGCGGTCGCGACGGTCGTCCTGCCCTTCCTGCGCGACGTCGGCGACCGCTGGGAGCGAGGGGTGCTCTCGGTCGCGCACGAGCACTTCGTCAGCGAGCTGGTGCGCCGCCAGCTGGTCACGGCGTCGAGCGAGCGGTCGATCGGGACCGGCCAGGACACGGCACCCGTGGTGGTGCTGGCCTGTCCTGCCGGCGAGCGGCACGACATGGTCCTGCTCTGCGTCGCGCTGATGCTGGGCGAGCGGGGCGTGCGCGTCCGCTACCTCGGCGCGGACACCCCCATCGGGGCGATCGCCACCGCGGCCCGGGCCGCCCGCGCCGCCGCGGTGGTGGTGGCCGGCACGCGGTCCACCGTCTTCACCTCGCACACCTCGGCGCTGCTCAGGCTGGCCGACGACCGCCCGCTCTTCATCGCCGGGCCGGGGGCCGACGAGCGCACCGCCGAGGAGGTCGGAGCCATGGCCCTGACCGACGACCCCGTGCGCGCGGTGGCCGTGCTCGTCGGTGAGCTGGCCCGCGTCAGCGGTAGTTGGTGA
- a CDS encoding sulfate/molybdate ABC transporter ATP-binding protein, whose protein sequence is MSIEVTGLNKKFGDFVALDDVNVSIPTGQLTALLGPSGGGKSTLLRIIAGLEKADSGAISIEGVDATTLPPQKRNVGFVFQHYAVFKHMTVAKNVAFGLEIRKRPKDEIAHRVDELLKLVHLSQFAHRLPSQLSGGQRQRMALARALAVEPSVLLLDEPFGALDAKVRKELREWLRRLHDDVHVTTVFVTHDQEEALEVADEIVVINEGRVEQVGTPDQLYDEPANDFVMSFLGEVTHLGGVSLRPHDIEIETAPTLAGAVEGTISRMIRIGFEVRLTVLTVDGDEVSVVATRTHARALGLEEGANVWLTPAAGATVVPRMAVAG, encoded by the coding sequence ATGAGCATCGAAGTGACAGGGCTGAACAAGAAGTTCGGCGACTTCGTCGCGCTGGATGACGTCAACGTCTCGATCCCGACCGGACAGCTCACCGCGCTGCTCGGGCCCAGCGGCGGCGGCAAGTCGACCCTCCTGCGCATCATCGCCGGCCTCGAGAAGGCCGACTCCGGCGCCATCAGCATCGAGGGCGTCGACGCCACGACCCTGCCGCCGCAGAAGCGCAACGTCGGCTTCGTCTTCCAGCACTACGCGGTCTTCAAGCACATGACCGTCGCGAAGAACGTCGCCTTCGGCCTCGAGATCCGCAAGCGCCCCAAGGACGAGATCGCCCACCGCGTCGACGAGCTGCTCAAGCTCGTGCACCTGTCGCAGTTCGCCCACCGGCTGCCCTCGCAGCTCTCCGGCGGCCAGCGCCAGCGCATGGCGCTCGCCCGCGCGCTCGCCGTGGAGCCCTCGGTCCTGCTGCTCGACGAGCCCTTCGGCGCGCTCGACGCCAAGGTCCGCAAGGAGCTGCGCGAGTGGCTGCGCCGGCTCCACGACGACGTGCACGTCACCACCGTCTTCGTGACGCACGACCAGGAGGAGGCCCTCGAGGTCGCCGACGAGATCGTCGTCATCAACGAGGGCCGCGTCGAGCAGGTCGGCACGCCCGACCAGCTCTACGACGAGCCGGCCAACGACTTCGTGATGTCGTTCCTGGGTGAGGTGACCCACCTCGGAGGCGTCTCGCTGCGGCCCCACGACATCGAGATCGAGACCGCACCGACGCTGGCTGGTGCCGTCGAGGGGACCATCTCGCGGATGATCCGGATCGGCTTCGAGGTGCGCCTGACCGTCCTCACCGTCGACGGCGACGAGGTGTCGGTCGTCGCCACCCGCACCCACGCACGCGCGCTCGGGCTCGAGGAGGGCGCCAACGTGTGGCTCACCCCGGCCGCCGGCGCGACCGTGGTCCCGCGGATGGCGGTCGCCGGCTGA